Proteins encoded together in one Catellatospora citrea window:
- a CDS encoding TIGR03086 family metal-binding protein, giving the protein MTGPAEEHRRTAEVFTERVRGVAPGDWDRPAPCEGWVARDVVGHLVEWFPGFLRAGAGVDLPKGPSVADDPVAAWTVHTDGVQALLDDPATAEKVLSNPNIGEMPLGQAVAMFYTTDVFLHTWDLARATGQDERLDAERCAMLLEGMLPMDAVLRSSGHYGPKVEVPDDADPQTRLLAFIGRTP; this is encoded by the coding sequence ATGACCGGTCCCGCTGAGGAACACCGCCGCACCGCCGAGGTGTTCACCGAACGCGTGCGCGGCGTCGCCCCCGGCGACTGGGATCGTCCGGCGCCGTGCGAAGGCTGGGTCGCCCGTGACGTGGTGGGTCACCTGGTCGAATGGTTCCCCGGCTTCCTGCGGGCGGGTGCGGGCGTCGACCTGCCCAAGGGCCCGTCCGTCGCGGACGACCCGGTCGCCGCCTGGACCGTCCACACCGACGGCGTGCAGGCCCTGCTCGACGACCCCGCCACGGCCGAGAAGGTCCTCAGCAATCCGAACATCGGTGAGATGCCGCTGGGCCAGGCGGTCGCCATGTTCTACACCACCGACGTCTTCCTGCACACGTGGGACCTGGCCCGGGCCACCGGCCAGGACGAGCGCCTCGACGCCGAGCGGTGCGCGATGCTGCTGGAGGGGATGCTGCCGATGGACGCGGTGCTGCGTTCCAGCGGGCACTACGGCCCGAAGGTCGAGGTCCCCGACGACGCCGACCCGCAGACGCGCCTGCTCGCCTTCATCGGCCGCACTCCCTGA
- a CDS encoding nuclear transport factor 2 family protein: MSRNRQTVETYLEGFRKNDHAQILSCLTDDIEWTVYGAFHLTGKQAYDEAIDGPAFVEPPQLEIVRLVEQDDVVMAELTGSVLRPDGTTMRMSMAEVFVMRDGLIAERRAWVIELKENDYR, translated from the coding sequence ATGTCGCGGAACCGGCAGACCGTGGAGACCTATCTCGAGGGCTTCCGCAAGAACGACCACGCGCAGATCCTTTCGTGCCTCACCGACGACATCGAGTGGACGGTCTACGGGGCGTTCCACCTCACCGGCAAGCAGGCGTACGACGAGGCCATCGACGGTCCCGCGTTCGTCGAGCCACCGCAGCTGGAGATCGTCCGTTTGGTCGAGCAGGACGACGTGGTCATGGCCGAGTTGACCGGTTCGGTGCTGCGCCCCGACGGCACCACGATGCGCATGTCCATGGCGGAGGTCTTCGTCATGCGTGACGGCCTGATCGCCGAGCGGCGGGCCTGGGTGATCGAGTTGAAGGAGAACGACTACCGCTGA
- a CDS encoding GNAT family N-acetyltransferase: MRTITSDRLRLRPWRDDDADFLLDLESRWEVVRFLGARPTTMSTRADALASIARRRAVDHPIHGIWAMTTATEGRLVGNLLLKPIPVSAGETRAEPDDIEIGWHLHPDAWGHGYATEAARAVLDDALSRGVPRVLAVTAPGNHASQAVCRRLGMTHLGRTTRYYDTSNELFEKLPR; this comes from the coding sequence GTGCGCACCATCACGAGCGACCGGCTCCGGCTCCGCCCCTGGCGGGACGACGATGCCGACTTCCTCCTCGACCTGGAGTCACGCTGGGAGGTGGTCCGCTTCCTGGGCGCGCGGCCGACGACCATGAGCACCCGCGCCGACGCCCTCGCCTCGATCGCTCGCCGACGTGCCGTCGACCACCCGATCCACGGCATCTGGGCCATGACGACGGCCACCGAGGGCCGGTTGGTCGGCAACCTCCTGCTCAAGCCGATTCCGGTGTCGGCGGGCGAGACCCGAGCGGAGCCCGACGACATCGAAATCGGCTGGCATCTGCACCCGGACGCATGGGGACACGGCTACGCCACCGAAGCCGCGCGGGCCGTCCTGGACGACGCGCTCAGCCGGGGTGTGCCGAGGGTCCTCGCCGTCACGGCTCCCGGCAACCACGCCTCGCAGGCCGTCTGCCGGCGGCTCGGCATGACCCACCTCGGCCGCACGACGCGGTACTACGACACCTCGAACGAACTCTTCGAGAAGCTGCCCCGCTGA
- the dinB gene encoding DNA polymerase IV, which translates to MTSSATILHADLDSFYASVEQRDAPRLRGRPVIVGAGVVLAASYEAKAYGVRTAMSVRAARDRCPQAIVVPPRMSAYTEASRAVFEVFDDTTPIVEPLSIDEAFLDVGGLHRIAGTPVAIAARLRRDVLERVGLPITVGVARTKFLAKVASRVAKPDGLLAVEPADELTFLHRLPVEVLWGVGEVTSGKLHQRGIRTVGQVARLGEAALVSMLGQGAGRHLHALAHNRDPRPVVTGRRRASMGAQRALGRGPHTVEFLEAALAGLVERVTRRMRSAQRPGRTVVLRLRFADYTRATRSSTLAKATSQTQAVLDTARALLATASPLVAERGLTLIGVSVGNLDRTGHLQPELPFDDLPRDALDAAVDAVRRRFGTTSLQRGTLLGTDTGLVMPMLPD; encoded by the coding sequence GTGACCAGCTCGGCGACGATCCTGCACGCGGATCTCGACTCGTTCTACGCGTCCGTGGAACAGCGGGACGCCCCGCGGCTGCGGGGCCGTCCCGTGATCGTCGGCGCCGGGGTGGTGCTGGCCGCCAGTTACGAGGCCAAGGCATACGGGGTGCGCACCGCGATGAGCGTGCGCGCCGCCCGCGACCGGTGCCCGCAGGCGATCGTGGTGCCACCGCGCATGTCGGCGTACACCGAGGCCAGCCGGGCGGTGTTCGAGGTCTTCGACGACACCACGCCGATCGTCGAGCCGCTCTCCATCGACGAGGCGTTCCTCGACGTCGGCGGCCTGCACCGGATCGCCGGCACACCTGTCGCCATCGCTGCCCGACTGCGCCGCGACGTCCTCGAACGGGTCGGGCTGCCGATCACCGTCGGGGTGGCGCGCACCAAGTTCCTGGCCAAGGTCGCCAGCCGGGTCGCGAAGCCCGACGGCCTGCTCGCCGTCGAACCCGCCGACGAGCTGACGTTCCTGCACCGGCTGCCGGTCGAGGTGCTGTGGGGCGTCGGCGAGGTGACCTCCGGCAAACTGCACCAGCGCGGCATCCGCACCGTCGGGCAGGTGGCCCGGCTGGGCGAGGCCGCGCTGGTGTCGATGCTCGGCCAGGGCGCGGGCCGCCACCTGCACGCCCTCGCCCACAACCGGGACCCGCGACCGGTCGTCACCGGCCGGCGCCGCGCGTCGATGGGGGCGCAGCGGGCGCTGGGCCGCGGCCCGCACACCGTCGAGTTCCTGGAGGCCGCGCTCGCCGGGCTGGTCGAGCGGGTCACCCGCCGGATGCGCAGCGCGCAGCGGCCCGGCCGCACCGTGGTGCTGCGGCTGCGGTTCGCCGACTACACCCGGGCGACGCGGTCGTCGACCCTGGCCAAGGCGACATCGCAGACCCAGGCGGTCCTGGACACCGCCCGGGCGCTGCTCGCGACCGCGTCGCCGCTGGTGGCCGAGCGCGGCCTGACGCTGATCGGCGTCTCCGTGGGCAACCTGGACCGGACCGGTCACCTCCAGCCCGAGCTGCCCTTCGACGACCTGCCTCGCGACGCGCTG